One window of Bacillus alkalicellulosilyticus genomic DNA carries:
- a CDS encoding spore germination protein, with protein sequence MWFPSVNKIKKKMKEKQKQDFYPKPQKIQPFSMKLVKEKLTDVDDFVVKQIELEDDIAFVMYINSLVDTKVLHQMIYEPIKELKEESPEKVMKTAIIIEPDDVNNAVYDIVSGQTVIYFSNQQMLLKFNTLAEVGRNVTAPENETTMLGPQDSFVETISTNITLIKMRVRSSQLKMKEFTMGQETKNTVVVLYMENIANPQNVDRVITRLNHVEYQGFVGLGILKQTLEDNEFSPFPQFGITVRTDNTVAALLDGKIVVMLNGSPEAAIMPATFFEFLTSPEDFYNRWATATLLRTLRLVGFFISILLTSTYVAVLTYHPEILPPQLLTVLAESRAQVPFPPLVEALIIELVIEILREAGARMPTKIGQTIGIVGGIVIGTAAVEAGIASNVLIVLVAITALLSFIPPNFLMSNAIRVMRYVFLIGAGVFGMFGQMIVLAWMINHLSNLTSLGTPYITPIIPRQWSDVLNSVLRAPVKFIKKRSGVSRAKKELVRPLDEE encoded by the coding sequence TTGTGGTTTCCATCAGTTAATAAAATTAAGAAAAAGATGAAAGAAAAACAAAAGCAGGATTTTTATCCTAAACCTCAAAAGATACAGCCTTTTTCAATGAAGTTGGTTAAAGAGAAGTTAACAGATGTAGATGATTTTGTTGTTAAACAGATTGAGCTTGAAGATGATATTGCCTTTGTTATGTATATTAATTCTTTGGTGGATACAAAAGTATTACACCAAATGATTTATGAGCCGATTAAAGAGTTAAAAGAAGAATCGCCAGAGAAGGTAATGAAAACAGCAATCATCATTGAGCCTGATGATGTGAACAATGCTGTATATGACATCGTTAGTGGACAAACCGTTATCTATTTTTCTAATCAACAGATGCTTTTGAAATTTAATACATTAGCTGAAGTTGGGAGAAATGTTACAGCACCTGAAAATGAAACGACGATGCTCGGTCCACAAGACTCTTTTGTAGAGACGATAAGTACGAATATTACTTTAATTAAAATGAGAGTTCGCTCGTCACAACTAAAAATGAAAGAGTTTACGATGGGACAGGAAACAAAAAATACCGTTGTCGTTTTGTATATGGAGAACATTGCAAATCCACAAAATGTCGATAGGGTTATTACTAGATTAAACCATGTAGAATATCAGGGGTTTGTAGGGCTAGGTATATTAAAACAGACTTTAGAAGATAATGAGTTTTCACCATTTCCGCAGTTTGGGATCACAGTTAGAACCGATAATACAGTCGCTGCGTTACTTGATGGGAAAATTGTGGTGATGTTAAATGGAAGCCCGGAAGCAGCGATTATGCCCGCTACCTTTTTTGAATTCCTTACATCTCCTGAAGATTTTTATAACCGGTGGGCCACTGCAACGTTACTAAGGACGTTGCGATTAGTAGGTTTTTTTATTTCGATTTTATTAACATCCACTTATGTAGCAGTCCTAACTTATCATCCTGAAATACTTCCACCTCAGTTACTAACAGTGTTAGCTGAGTCAAGAGCGCAAGTTCCGTTTCCGCCACTTGTAGAGGCTTTAATTATCGAACTGGTTATTGAAATCCTACGAGAAGCTGGGGCTCGAATGCCAACAAAGATTGGTCAGACGATCGGTATCGTAGGTGGTATTGTTATAGGCACTGCGGCTGTTGAAGCGGGTATTGCCAGTAATGTACTTATCGTTTTGGTCGCAATCACTGCCCTTTTATCATTTATTCCACCAAATTTTTTAATGAGTAATGCGATTCGAGTCATGCGCTATGTCTTTTTAATAGGCGCTGGTGTGTTTGGTATGTTTGGTCAGATGATCGTTTTAGCTTGGATGATAAACCATTTGTCTAACTTGACATCCCTAGGAACTCCATATATAACACCAATCATTCCAAGACAGTGGTCAGACGTGTTAAACAGTGTCCTCCGTGCTCCAGTGAAGTTTATAAAAAAGAGATCGGGTGTATCAAGGGCGAAAAAAGAATTAGTGCGACCGTTAGATGAGGAGTAG
- a CDS encoding GerAB/ArcD/ProY family transporter: MDKGTFKKLGKYHVIFLSQNTIIGIALFSLPHELSPVGYDQWLIPILYGILATISVIPMIALAKKYPDSTLFAINEKLLGNIGGKVVNFLIMCYVILHASAVVQAYVRILQVITFPEDPITNSAIAIYFVMIFIIMGGIKSIARFCMFAFFFTAPMIYFLLWAFQRANWTHAYPTFSFDWFELGIALDGGAPAMFGYALLLFYFPYIKEQKKAFKHITIGIWIAIFFYVLVCFASVIYFSEWQLEHLLYPVLNLLQAVHVPFAERIETFGVSLWIFLVLSTSAMYLWVAKKGMDALFSNFKNKTWHLYVVAFISIMLFIGPIPLPVQKYMFEQGVRYTEYAFLLLPNFLLLLYFLKKKLGVNSDKKK, translated from the coding sequence ATGGATAAGGGTACCTTTAAAAAGCTAGGGAAATATCATGTCATTTTTCTATCTCAAAATACAATCATAGGTATAGCATTGTTTTCGCTTCCACATGAATTAAGTCCGGTAGGTTATGATCAATGGCTCATTCCTATTTTATATGGAATCCTTGCAACCATTTCTGTTATACCGATGATAGCATTAGCCAAAAAATACCCAGACAGCACATTATTTGCAATTAATGAAAAGCTCCTAGGTAATATAGGTGGGAAAGTCGTCAATTTTTTAATCATGTGCTATGTCATTCTTCATGCATCAGCGGTTGTTCAAGCTTATGTTAGGATATTGCAAGTTATCACGTTTCCAGAAGACCCAATTACAAATAGCGCGATTGCGATTTATTTTGTCATGATTTTTATCATAATGGGCGGAATAAAGTCTATAGCAAGGTTTTGTATGTTTGCGTTTTTCTTTACGGCCCCTATGATTTATTTTTTGCTTTGGGCTTTTCAACGAGCAAACTGGACACATGCATATCCTACCTTTTCATTTGATTGGTTTGAGCTGGGAATCGCACTTGATGGAGGGGCTCCCGCCATGTTTGGGTATGCCCTTCTCTTGTTTTATTTTCCGTATATTAAAGAGCAAAAAAAGGCGTTTAAACATATTACCATTGGTATTTGGATTGCAATCTTTTTTTATGTATTGGTTTGTTTTGCTTCGGTCATATATTTCTCGGAATGGCAGTTAGAGCATTTGCTATATCCCGTATTAAATTTACTTCAAGCTGTGCATGTCCCTTTTGCAGAAAGGATTGAAACGTTTGGCGTCAGTTTATGGATTTTCCTCGTATTGTCTACGTCAGCTATGTATTTATGGGTGGCCAAAAAAGGGATGGATGCGCTGTTTTCAAACTTCAAGAATAAAACATGGCATTTGTATGTTGTTGCGTTTATTTCAATTATGTTATTTATCGGTCCCATTCCTTTGCCTGTTCAAAAATATATGTTTGAACAAGGAGTGAGGTATACAGAATATGCATTTCTTTTATTGCCGAATTTCCTGTTGCTTCTCTATTTTTTAAAAAAGAAATTAGGTGTGAATAGTGATAAGAAAAAGTAA
- a CDS encoding Ger(x)C family spore germination protein yields the protein MIRKSKLLIIIAVIILGGCGEEYERPVLEDLGIIGVLGFDYVEGDAEKVKVTATFPQHNKDAEERTQIYSATVKLPHKALLEITTKSEKVLTLAQLRVLIFSEEYAQKVGLWNVLYNLYRDPRVGTNVFIAVVKGSAEEFLSQEYKDKPNINVYLNEKLEPKEDSIFNPHSTLHAFLMRATDEVSDPSTPYLEYTDGTANLSHVALFNKDKMVGVLGHEEGKMIETFKQRDSIPDMLVEFTEKDESGKEVEKEALLTFVDTFLTEEVSGTLENPKVHLHLYVRGTIEDYVGIVNLESLDAREDFESKFEEHFEKKIIKVVNTLQELQSDPGSFGEGFRIKYPHGWSKERWNEAFANAEITANAKVTIISTGATK from the coding sequence GTGATAAGAAAAAGTAAATTACTCATTATTATAGCTGTCATTATCCTTGGTGGCTGTGGCGAGGAATATGAACGTCCTGTTCTTGAGGATTTGGGGATAATCGGTGTGCTTGGGTTTGATTATGTGGAGGGTGATGCAGAAAAGGTAAAAGTAACGGCAACGTTTCCACAGCATAATAAGGATGCAGAAGAAAGAACACAGATTTATTCAGCTACGGTAAAACTCCCTCATAAGGCGTTACTTGAAATTACAACTAAGTCAGAAAAAGTATTAACCTTAGCTCAGCTACGCGTTCTTATTTTCAGTGAGGAATATGCGCAGAAGGTAGGACTATGGAATGTTTTATATAATCTTTACCGCGATCCTCGCGTTGGAACAAATGTATTTATTGCTGTTGTAAAAGGGTCAGCTGAAGAGTTTTTATCTCAAGAGTATAAGGACAAACCAAATATTAATGTGTACTTAAATGAGAAACTAGAACCAAAAGAGGATTCAATATTTAATCCTCATTCTACGTTACACGCATTTCTTATGCGAGCGACCGATGAAGTTTCAGATCCGTCAACACCATATTTAGAATATACAGATGGTACGGCAAATCTATCTCATGTTGCGCTTTTTAACAAAGATAAGATGGTAGGCGTCTTGGGCCATGAAGAAGGAAAGATGATAGAGACTTTTAAGCAACGAGATTCCATTCCAGATATGCTAGTTGAGTTTACAGAAAAAGATGAATCAGGGAAAGAAGTTGAGAAAGAAGCATTATTAACGTTTGTCGATACCTTCTTAACAGAAGAGGTTTCAGGTACATTAGAAAACCCAAAAGTCCATCTTCATTTATACGTTCGTGGAACGATTGAAGATTATGTTGGAATCGTTAATCTTGAGTCGTTGGATGCCCGAGAAGATTTTGAATCGAAGTTTGAAGAACATTTCGAGAAAAAAATAATAAAGGTAGTGAATACATTGCAAGAACTTCAAAGTGACCCCGGTAGTTTTGGAGAAGGGTTTCGAATCAAATATCCACATGGCTGGAGCAAAGAACGTTGGAACGAGGCATTTGCAAATGCTGAAATAACAGCCAATGCCAAAGTAACCATTATCTCAACGGGAGCGACCAAATAA